One Streptosporangium sp. NBC_01495 DNA window includes the following coding sequences:
- a CDS encoding PhoH family protein gives MAPGGERVANPSSSPTSPAVQRRTYVLDTSVLLADPTAMSRFAEHEVVLPIVVITELEGKRHHPELGYFARKALRSLDELRVTHGRLDEPMPIGEGTIRVELNHSDPSILPVGFRLGDNDTRILTVAKTLAAEGKDVVLVSKDLPMRVKAASIGLAADEYRAELVVESGWTGMDELQVTSEDVEALFDHGTTDLFDARDLPTHTGLRLLSSKGSALGRVLPDKSVRLVRGDREVFGLHGRSAEQRIALDLLMDPEVGIVSLGGRAGTGKSALALCAGLEAVLERRQHRKVIVFRPLYAVGGQELGYLPGSENEKMGPWAQAVYDTLGAVTTPEVIEEVMDRGMLEVLPLTHIRGRSLHDAFVIVDEAQSLERGVLLTVLSRIGANSRVVLTHDIAQRDNLRVGRHDGVVAVVEKLKGHPLFAHVTLTRSERSPIAALVTEMLEDITM, from the coding sequence ATGGCGCCCGGGGGAGAACGCGTGGCAAACCCTTCGTCCTCACCCACGTCGCCGGCAGTTCAGCGGCGCACGTACGTCCTGGACACCTCGGTGCTCCTGGCGGATCCAACGGCGATGAGCCGTTTCGCCGAGCATGAGGTCGTCCTCCCGATCGTCGTCATCACCGAGTTGGAGGGCAAACGCCATCATCCAGAGCTCGGATACTTCGCGCGAAAGGCGCTAAGGTCCCTCGACGAACTCCGGGTGACACACGGACGTCTGGACGAGCCCATGCCGATCGGCGAGGGCACCATCCGGGTCGAGCTCAACCACAGTGACCCGTCCATCCTGCCCGTCGGGTTCCGGCTCGGCGACAACGACACCCGCATCCTGACCGTGGCGAAGACCCTAGCCGCGGAGGGCAAGGACGTGGTGCTGGTCTCCAAGGATCTGCCGATGCGGGTGAAGGCCGCCTCCATCGGGCTCGCCGCGGACGAGTACCGCGCCGAACTCGTGGTGGAGTCCGGCTGGACCGGCATGGACGAACTCCAGGTGACCTCGGAGGACGTCGAGGCCCTCTTCGACCACGGTACGACCGACCTGTTCGACGCCCGTGACCTGCCCACCCACACGGGCCTGCGCCTGCTGTCCAGCAAGGGTTCCGCGCTGGGCCGGGTGCTGCCCGACAAGTCGGTGCGCCTGGTGCGCGGCGACCGGGAGGTGTTCGGCCTGCACGGCCGCTCGGCCGAGCAGCGGATCGCGCTCGACCTCCTGATGGACCCCGAGGTCGGCATCGTCTCGCTGGGCGGACGGGCGGGCACCGGCAAGTCCGCGCTCGCCCTCTGCGCGGGCCTGGAGGCGGTCCTGGAGCGCCGCCAGCACCGCAAGGTCATCGTCTTCCGTCCCCTGTACGCCGTGGGCGGCCAGGAGCTGGGCTATCTGCCCGGTTCCGAGAACGAGAAGATGGGCCCGTGGGCGCAGGCGGTCTACGACACCCTGGGCGCGGTCACCACGCCCGAGGTGATCGAGGAGGTCATGGACCGGGGCATGCTGGAGGTGCTCCCGCTCACCCACATCCGCGGCCGGTCGCTCCACGACGCCTTCGTCATCGTGGACGAGGCGCAGTCGCTGGAGCGCGGGGTGCTGCTCACCGTGCTGAGCCGGATCGGCGCCAACTCCCGGGTGGTCCTCACCCACGACATCGCCCAGCGCGACAACCTGCGGGTGGGCCGCCATGACGGTGTCGTGGCGGTGGTGGAGAAGCTCAAGGGGCATCCGCTGTTCGCGCACGTCACCCTGACCCGCTCGGAGCGCTCGCCGATCGCGGCGCTGGTCACCGAGATGCTGGAGGACATCACGATGTGA
- a CDS encoding HAMP domain-containing sensor histidine kinase encodes MKRTFPPSTKRMYTGLRGRLVITFTLIAVTASAVVAGIGYEFVKSRMIGRAEQVAVSNVRDILEGSRVPVGALWPGDGPPTDEEISALQKSLRPQGGKVVVRYEDYPYPDGDFDTKDVPGDLAARATQRMVAKRMTIGGDMWLLIGTPVWRIEPIHTAQPTGMTVFVFAPLIEEERLLSGLRQPLAVAGVAMLIIALSLGLVSARQLLLPVRRLGSAARALGAGHLDTRLPVHGQDELAELTATFNDTAAALERSVTELRALEAMSRRFVADVSHELRTPLTAMTAVTDMLSEEADRLPPEPAAAVRLVLREIARLRTLIEQLIEASRFDSGTATLNVDTVNIVDVVCDCLEMRGWSDRVRVNVPEGLAFSVDPRRFDVIVANLVGNALRHGELPVMVTARSTPNGLEVKVRDHGKGIPAKDLPFVFNRFYKAGARGDGSGLGLSIARANAQLHGGTISVRAQRPGTLFTVWLPPA; translated from the coding sequence GTGAAACGAACGTTCCCTCCCTCGACGAAGCGGATGTACACCGGACTGCGCGGGCGCCTGGTGATCACTTTCACCCTGATCGCCGTCACCGCCTCCGCGGTCGTCGCGGGAATCGGCTACGAGTTCGTCAAGAGCCGCATGATCGGGCGCGCCGAGCAGGTGGCCGTGAGCAACGTCCGCGACATCCTGGAGGGCAGCAGGGTGCCCGTCGGCGCGCTCTGGCCCGGAGACGGCCCGCCGACCGACGAGGAGATCAGCGCGCTGCAGAAAAGCCTGCGCCCCCAGGGCGGCAAGGTGGTGGTCCGCTACGAGGACTACCCCTACCCCGACGGCGACTTCGACACCAAGGACGTCCCAGGCGACCTCGCCGCCAGGGCCACCCAGCGGATGGTCGCCAAGCGCATGACCATCGGCGGCGACATGTGGCTGCTCATCGGCACCCCCGTCTGGCGGATCGAGCCCATACACACCGCCCAGCCCACCGGGATGACCGTCTTCGTGTTCGCCCCCCTCATCGAGGAGGAGCGGCTGCTGAGCGGCCTGCGGCAGCCGCTCGCCGTCGCCGGGGTCGCCATGCTGATCATCGCACTGTCCCTGGGCCTGGTGTCGGCCCGGCAGCTCCTGCTGCCGGTCAGGCGGCTCGGCTCGGCGGCCCGCGCGCTCGGCGCCGGCCACCTGGACACCCGCCTGCCCGTACACGGCCAGGACGAGCTCGCCGAGCTCACCGCCACGTTCAACGACACCGCCGCCGCCCTGGAGCGGAGCGTCACCGAGCTGCGCGCGCTGGAGGCGATGTCCCGCCGCTTCGTGGCCGACGTCTCGCACGAACTGAGGACCCCCCTGACCGCGATGACCGCGGTCACCGACATGCTCTCCGAGGAGGCCGATCGGCTCCCCCCCGAGCCCGCGGCGGCCGTACGGCTGGTACTGCGCGAGATCGCGCGGCTGCGGACCCTGATCGAGCAGCTCATCGAGGCGAGCCGGTTCGACTCGGGCACGGCGACGCTGAACGTGGACACCGTGAACATCGTGGACGTGGTCTGCGACTGCCTGGAGATGCGCGGCTGGTCGGACCGGGTACGGGTGAACGTTCCTGAGGGACTGGCCTTCTCCGTCGACCCCAGGCGCTTCGACGTCATCGTGGCCAACCTGGTGGGCAACGCCCTGCGCCACGGTGAGCTCCCGGTGATGGTGACCGCCCGCAGCACCCCGAACGGCCTGGAGGTGAAGGTGCGCGACCACGGCAAGGGCATCCCGGCGAAGGATCTGCCCTTCGTGTTCAACCGTTTCTACAAGGCCGGCGCCCGGGGCGACGGCAGCGGGCTCGGCCTGTCCATCGCGCGGGCCAACGCCCAGCTGCACGGGGGCACGATCTCGGTCCGCGCGCAGCGGCCCGGAACCCTCTTCACGGTCTGGCTCCCCCCAGCATGA
- a CDS encoding response regulator transcription factor, translating to MAGILLVEDDPSVRTGLELALTRQGHSVTAYASGEEALEHIKSRRPEIAILDVMLPGIDGVEVCRRIRRLDQLPVILLTARGDDLDVVVGLEAGADDYVVKPVEPRVLDARIRAVLRRVESVASDRITFGDLVIDRGALKVALGGREVHLTPTELRLLLELVRHPGQVLNRRYLLRAVWDHTHVADSRLVDACVQRVRAKIEAVPAEPEFIHTVRGFGYRFSPP from the coding sequence GTGGCAGGCATCCTCCTCGTCGAAGACGACCCCTCGGTCCGGACCGGGCTGGAGCTAGCGCTCACCCGGCAGGGCCACTCCGTCACCGCGTACGCCAGCGGCGAGGAGGCCCTTGAGCACATCAAGTCCCGCCGCCCCGAGATCGCCATCCTGGACGTCATGCTGCCCGGCATCGACGGCGTGGAGGTGTGCCGCCGCATCCGCAGGCTCGACCAGCTGCCGGTGATCCTCCTCACCGCCAGGGGCGACGACCTCGACGTGGTCGTGGGACTGGAGGCCGGGGCCGACGACTACGTGGTCAAACCGGTCGAGCCCCGCGTGCTGGACGCCCGCATCCGCGCCGTCCTGCGCCGGGTGGAGTCGGTCGCCTCCGACCGCATCACCTTCGGCGACCTGGTCATCGACCGGGGCGCGCTCAAGGTGGCGCTGGGGGGCCGCGAGGTCCACCTCACCCCCACCGAGCTGCGGCTCCTGCTCGAACTCGTCCGCCACCCCGGCCAGGTGCTCAACCGCAGATACCTGCTGCGGGCCGTCTGGGACCACACCCACGTCGCCGACTCCCGGCTGGTCGACGCCTGCGTCCAGCGGGTCCGCGCCAAGATCGAGGCGGTCCCCGCCGAGCCCGAGTTCATCCACACGGTGCGGGGATTCGGCTACCGGTTCAGCCCACCGTGA
- a CDS encoding lytic transglycosylase domain-containing protein yields MTSKRALILGAALVVLVGGGAFTAYTAVQNASAPKREPLTLDEMAQMLGSDPFGSDLKSDMLKAQAAQALKADKIAAERDNRKALNQVKIVDEAPGGGGFNPQQLPPGTSNPTGNRALGKEMLESRGQGGEWGCLEKLWMKESGWNERAMNTSSGAYGIPQSLPGHKMASAGGDWQTNAATQIEWGLSYIKGRYGSPCGAWAHSQAKGWY; encoded by the coding sequence ATGACCTCCAAGCGCGCACTGATCCTGGGTGCCGCGCTCGTGGTCCTGGTGGGTGGAGGCGCCTTCACCGCCTACACCGCCGTCCAGAACGCCTCGGCGCCGAAGCGGGAGCCGCTCACCCTGGACGAGATGGCGCAGATGCTCGGCTCCGACCCGTTCGGCTCCGACCTCAAGTCCGACATGCTGAAGGCCCAGGCCGCCCAGGCGCTCAAGGCCGACAAGATCGCCGCCGAGCGCGACAACCGCAAGGCCCTCAATCAGGTCAAGATCGTTGACGAGGCGCCGGGCGGTGGCGGCTTCAACCCGCAGCAACTCCCCCCGGGCACCTCCAACCCGACCGGCAACAGGGCGCTGGGCAAGGAGATGCTGGAGTCCAGGGGCCAGGGCGGCGAGTGGGGCTGCCTGGAGAAGCTCTGGATGAAGGAGAGCGGCTGGAACGAGCGCGCCATGAACACCTCCAGCGGCGCCTACGGCATCCCCCAGTCCCTCCCCGGCCACAAGATGGCCAGCGCGGGAGGCGACTGGCAGACCAACGCGGCCACCCAGATCGAGTGGGGGCTCAGCTACATCAAGGGCCGCTACGGCTCGCCCTGCGGTGCCTGGGCCCATTCCCAGGCCAAAGGCTGGTACTGA